One genomic segment of Coffea arabica cultivar ET-39 chromosome 6e, Coffea Arabica ET-39 HiFi, whole genome shotgun sequence includes these proteins:
- the LOC113692077 gene encoding transcription factor bHLH87 — MEGSSLRDRRSCALASNGKDKKGGGKRPAGKAAKLSTDAQSVAARERRHRISERFKILQSLVPGGSKMDTVSMLEEAIHYVKFLKTQIWLHQTMINFVDTDPSLPLPSGYHLPANQADDLCSRLNMQGDQTNALAAVPQLGFAYSGPLCGESISLDKTFLY, encoded by the coding sequence atggaAGGATCTTCCTTGCGTGACCGTCGGTCCTGTGCTTTGGCAAGCAACGGCAAAGACAAGAAAGGCGGGGGGAAAAGACCGGCTGGGAAAGCTGCGAAGCTGTCAACTGACGCACAAAGCGTGGCTGCTCGGGAAAGGAGGCACAGAATCAGTGAAAGGTTCAAGATTTTGCAGAGCTTGGTCCCCGGTGGAAGTAAGATGGATACGGTTTCCATGTTGGAGGAGGCCATTCACTATGTCAAGTTCCTCAAGACACAGATATGGCTTCACCAGACCATGATCAATTTTGTGGATACTGATCCCTCCTTGCCCCTTCCTTCAGGATATCATCTTCCTGCAAACCAAGCTGATGATCTATGTTCACGGCTCAATATGCAGGGCGATCAAACGAATGCATTGGCAGCAGTACCGCAGCTAGGATTTGCATATTCTGGTCCCCTGTGCGGAGAAAGTATATCGCTTGACAAAACTTTCCTTTACTAG